CCAAGAATAGTCcaatttctgatttattttaattaatttgcgCATACtagaacttaattttttttaaatttttaaatcttgataTTTAGATTTTCGCTTTAGTTTGTTGCTAAAAATTGCATGTTTGAAGTTCTGATATTAATGTGACCTgatttatatttcacaaaaagaGATCCACTCTCCATCATTTTCATTCATGGTTTTGTTGACATCttgtgcagacacacacacacacacaaacacatgcataaacaaaaaaatcatagtTTGTCACTGAACACTTTAATCGCACTGCAATGCAACCTAAACCACCTAAAAGACATTACTGTGTTCATCAGTCTCAGGTGCATTGTGCAGCGACCgttaaaagcaaaaaatcaacacgaaaaaaaaaaagaagaaaaaccgtCTAATCACAATATGATGCTGAGGCTGCTTTATTTGCCAGGCTTTCGGTTATTCTCCcatagaaaatataattttcatgaGTGAATGTAATCTAAAGCGACTTCACACGTGGGCTCGCAAGGGCCACCACTAATGCGCAAAGAACGATAACTCACAAAGAGAGCCTGAAccttggttgttttttttttaaatgagctgCTGAATTAGAAGACAGTCCGTTGGCTCTGTCATCCCCTCCTTTACCTCCGAAAGGTGGGGTTCTCGCCAACTCTCTCTTGACataccaacaaaaataaaagacattgttCAAGTTAATTAACTACACCAATCGCGAACAACCATTAGTAATCATACCGGTCAAATGATGTCATGAACCATGAAGCAACTCAAAACAAACACTCAGTCTCAGTCAATAAATTCTTAAAATAGTCGCCAGTTTCAGACGTGGtgttaagttgtttttttttcaacgaaaGGGTTAATTAAGACAGGTACCAAACTGAAAATGTCTCAGctcattcttctctccctcactctaGTTATCTCTATGTTCTCTATGTCTATCTCTTGTCTATATACACCCGAGTATTACTACTTACACCAAACAGACATGCATACAGTCATGTGAAAATAGTGTGAGAATGTGTTGATTGCATGTATGAGTAGAGTTTAGACTGACCATACCTATGATGATGAAGTAGTAGCATGTAGTATACATAATGGATCTTGTTAGAGTCCATgtagatatgtatgtgtgaatttATGGGTGTATCTGCTTACATGTGTCCGTGTATCTGTCACAACTCATCCCCATTCACGTTTCTGTATGTTCACAATCATTCAAATCTGACCAATGAGCGACTATCTTGCACTCGTTCACGCCTCaattcttttacaattttccCACGACTCCGTAAAGACCATCCCTACTATCCTATGTTAGTACAACAAAAACTGATGAGAGCCATGTATGACTACATTTCACTTAAAATAACATACTTTTGGTGCGATTAGGCGAACCTCAATTACTGATTTACAATCGGATGAATGGTACGGAAACTTCATAGAACGAGAAATTTGTACAGATTAAATGAAGTCAAGCAGAATCAACACGATCCACAAACACAATGCAAAGATACAGTAACATGACAAGTACTCACAATAATTCTTTgtcaaatttcttttcttacaaaGAAACCACCTTAAGATTTATGCCTTGTCCTTCggtcagaaatgatgttttgttttcattcaaaaaCCTCTTCGCACGTTGGTAGGTTCAAGTAAGAAGGCGAAAGCGGCGGGTTgacttgaggaaataaaagacTAGATATGTGGAGGAAATGAACCAGGAAACGGAAAATCTGTGAACACTGATACCTCACCCTGGATTCACGCTATTTCAGATTGTTTTTGCTTTAACAACTGGACACGTGTTTGAAGAACAGACTTGACatagaataaaaacaatggcTGACTGCTCTTCTAAATATAGCAACTCGAAACTGATTTTTGCATAAATAcagtaattattaaattatattgtTCCTATACAGAGAGAATACCAAGCTCAGCCAGTAGGCAAACGAACTTATTGACCTTTGTCAAATGTGATTTTACCTATTATTaatgtgatatttttatttatttttcatttttatttttcttctttctttttatattaaaatcagtaattccatgtctttgtttgaaaatatcGTAACACTGTAACacaatagttttatttttgtgggacatttttataataataataataataataataataataataataataataataataataataataatcctctATAATCAAAAACAGCGTGAATCCTGCCAGAAAGGGAAATTTATTAGCCACGTGAATACACTACTAGAACAGGTTTCGACTCTTGCACTGTACAGCTATTGGGCCTTGGTTGCTGGAAGGTTCTTTACTCCAAGATCCTGACGCTGCTGTTCCTGGCCAAAACCTCTTGGCTCAGATGAAGGATGATCAGGATTGTTTCCAAGCTAGTAGATGACACGCTATCCGCGCATTGACCATCAGACCTGTTGCTCACTTCAAGAATTGTTTAAGAATTTAGAACACTGGCAGCAAATCCATGGACTGGTCAAAAGGCCTTTCAAAAATGTCGGTGGCGGGtccttttttttagtcttcttacGTATCAACCATACATTAATATGATAACACAGACATTGTGATACGTCCTTGAAGACATGATCAGACAACCCCTGGTCCCTTGGACTAACAAAGGGACAATCTGAAAttatttgggatttttttttccatgctgCAAATACATTAAAAAGCCGCGTAGCAAACGTTCGTACGCTTTTATCACGATGTTcacaaaacatacataaaaGCTGTCGCAGACACTGCCATTATGGTACAAAACAGAAGCAAAGACAAATCCTAAAGTAAAAACTCTTCCATGAACCCTGGCCCAGATGTTTACAAGTTGTGTAAGCCTTTGCACAGCAGAATCAAAACGAGTACCCGAATGTCCGAACAGCGAGAGAACAATGTATCTCCGACCCACTCAATAATCAGATTTGAAACAACTATGAGGCACGTTTTTACAGCCTTTCGTGAATGTCAATGTAAAGGTCTGCATGATGGATCATCGCAGCAATGGTTTCAGCAGCTCAGGACTGAGTCAACATAAATGTCAGTAAACCCAGTCCTCACTCACTGAAATGACAATTTCAGAAGGTGAAGTCTTTTTGGTGGATGTGAATGTCAAGTTTGAGAAAATTGGTCAAAGGACTTTGTTTTACGCCGTATTGGAAGGAGGAATACACGCCACTGTGACTGCAATGAAGCGTTTATTATGATATAAACAAAGCCTGAGCTGTGATAAAATGTGACTGATATATGAGAGTAGAAGTTTGCCACACTGATGTTCCCTTGTCTTATGGTGCAGGATGGTAGTATCATCGTTCTCCGTTTCGGAATGACAGAGTATAGGCAGTCAAAAACGCACCTCATGGTTGGGGGGGAAAACGGGGGAAACAGCCtacgaaattaaaaaaaaaaaaaaggctttaacAAAACAGGAAACAAGCAGAAAGATATTCATCGATATTTTGTAAAGAGATcaaatgtacaaataattaGCTTTTTCACGAAATACATTACTTCTTCCTTTgtcaatatatttacatacattttcATCACGGGTTATGTAAGATTCATTTTCATAAACTCGTCCCGGATTTCAGCGAAACGAAGGATTGTTCATATTAACTCTTCTTTTTCTCGCCGTGGACGACGTGCCTCAAAACATCTACGATATGTGAACAAGGAAACAATGCAAACATATTCAACGTCGACCTTTTGAACTACTGACCCTAAAGCGTCTGTGATATGGCAACACGACCTGTGACCTCTGTGTCACACATCGCTTCTCCGAGGTGTCATGTCTGGTACGCAAATATAAATCATTAACAGCAAGTCTTAGGCTCTTCTAGCTTCTACCACACATGGTATAGTAATAACAATCATCAAATAATGAAGAACAAGACCTTGCTACATGACAACTCATGAAATGAATGTCAAAGAATTAAATATTGACTCCTGGATTGCTCAGCTCGCCAACAATATGTACATGACTTCAAAGAGAATGTCTGTCCTCAGACTGTCTCCTTAGAATATGATAACATAAGCTTTCGTCACAGGCGTGTAAGATTTCTGTATCATATCACTGTCATGAATATTTGTTGTAGAAACATGCCGTATCACATGTCTGTGACAAAAACCAAGAACAAAAGGCTACAAAGCTGCTGGACGCACTTCAGCGGTCGCGAACACACGCATGGACACACTGACATCCACTGAATAGCACGTTTACAAACGTTCACGtgcaagataaagaaaacatcaatcACTCAATAATTCACTTGCTCATTTTTtacaaggaaaaacaaatagaattaataaaaaaaaatatacatgataGAGAGAACAAAAGATCTTTGTGGCATTATTTGTTGGCTCAGTTTTATGCGACAGGAGAGCCACATATGCAATACAAGTCTAGGCAGTCGCATGCACAAACAGGTATTAGAATTAATCAGGAAAAATGGAATTTTTTCCTCACGCATGCGCAATTATCAAACGCATGGATTTTTGTtagattttaattaaaagaattGTACATGGCACTGAACAACGAACAATGGACTGCCGTGTGGAAACgacagaaatgtttacatgtttatgagACAGTTTCCCATCTAGGTCTCATATGGAACAAGTCTCAAATCTGATCGGCcataattttccttatttacaGTAGAacacattgtaaaatatttgtactgatgTGTTCTCCTTGTGCTATAactaaatattgtattttacagCTCGGTGTTAAGCTAAGATGGCGACTGGGCAGGACAGTAGTTAACAGATGCTTAGAGTTCAAAGGGTAGTTTTATTGACATATTTCTGACAGAATTCAATAGTGATGGGTATTTGAGGGCTCTTTACAGTAATATCTACTTGTACCATCTGTTTCACTTTGCACTTCTTTGATGTTCCCGTTATCTGTTCTGTTTTGTAGAAGACCAGTTGTCTTATTCGTAAGAGTTTAGGAGGACAACCTTCTAAACAAATGCTTTTcattctacatttctatgattatCTTTTCCTCTTTTAAGAGATTATTCTTTAGGGTTTCAtttgaaacaataatttaaagtttatttggGGAGTTAGTAAACAGATGTaccaagttttaatttttttaaacggtTTATAATGGTTTTAAAGAATAGTTTTAGGGAGGCAGCAGCAGTTACTATAACTTTAAATGCAATTAAAGTAGGTTAAATTTCTTTGGCTCTGTATGAAACAGTAAGGACCGATCTTGTTCACGATCGGGAAGTCGAAATTcataacaaaatacatttttcgcTACATTTTCCACTTGACCTGAAGACTACATACAATGGCGAGATTAGTCTGGAACCAGACAAACCGCTTTAACAGCATTGTGAAGTTTGCTTTGACCAAAAAACGGATACAAAATGGACGACAGAAGCACATACACACTCGCGACAAAACAACCAGTTACCTTTTCCTGTCCGAAAAGCTTTTAGGCACACGGCAGtaagtgtcatgtcatgtcatgtcatttcAGCAGCTGTAAAATTCATGCATTTGCATGCGCATCTTTCCCCGATGTCCATTCTACGAATCTTCATAATGGATTTCCGTCAGGAAATTTATCATCGGTCATTTACATACAACAAGTCTTCCTTTTGCGTGACTGCAATGGCCGATGAAGGAACTGTTTAACCTCGCCAACCTTGTTTTTATTGGTTCTGGAGGAAAGGTTGTCCTCACCGTTCATGAAGATTAGAAACAAGGCTTTGATAAGTTGGCATCACTGTCTGCAAACCTTGAGCTAGATTGTGCACATTTGTAACAATTACTACCTGGGATGAACTCGGTTAGCTAGCAACAGTAGCACacgtatgtatatatatgtaggagtgtgtgtgtgtgtgtgtcaacatCTGTCCTCTGCATCCTTTAAAATGAAGGCCTCGTGTTTACAGGTGTCACATTCGTCAAAATGTGTGAAGGGCCCTGATGGGGTCGAAATGATCAGGTGTCTTCGGGTACCTGATCCTCAGCGATGTTGAGGTGGACCTTCTCTGTGTCCGTGTCATAGTAAGCCTTCGTCTCTTTGGCGTTGTTGGCCGGAGCAGTGCAGTTGTTGTCGTTGCCGTTCTTCAATGGTGAGCGGTTGAGCATAACAGAAGGCTGCGTCTCGACGTTGGTGTACTGCGTGTAGTTGCCGTTGTTGGAGCTCTGACCTCGGCCCATCAACAGGCAAGGAAGAACGGTCTTGAATTCCTTCTTAAAGTTCTCGTTCATCCAGGCGTACAGGAACGGGTTGTAGATAGTCGAGCTCATGGCGATGACGTGGGCGATGAAGAAGACGAGAGTGAAGAAATACCAGTTGCCGACGGTGTCGTCGTAGTCGCGGAGCAGCAACACCATGTTGAGCGGCATCCAGCAGCACATGAAGATGATCACCATGGCGATCAGCATCTTGTTCGTGCGCTTCTTGCGCCGGATCTCGAGCTCCTCCCTCTCGCGGGAGCGGGCCCCGGCCCCGACCTGTCTCCTCCGCAGGGCCAGGGACACCATGGAGTAGCAGAaggtgatgatggtgcagggcACGATGTACTGCAGCACCAGGCTGGTCACCGTGAAGAACTGACGAGCCTGCGTCTTGGGCCACTTTTCCGAGCAGGAGTACGAGGAGGTGTTGGAGTTTTGCTCAATCTCGTGGTAGATACCCAGCGGCAAGGAGACAGAGATGGAGATGATCCAGATGGCCACGATCATGAGCACGCACATGTAAACCTTCATGCGGGGCTTGAACGGGTAGACGATGACGAAGTAGCGGTCCACGGCGATGGCGGTGGAGGTCAGCGTGGAGACGTAGACACTGATGCAGAGGGTCATAGGCACGATGTGGCACAGCGCTTTGCCGAAGATCCACGAGTTGAAGAAGTAGGACATGGGTGTGAATGGCACGGCCAGCAGGCACATGCAAATGTCCGACACGGCCAGGTTGGTGATGAAGATGTTGGTGATCGTCTGCATGGCTTTGTTGCGCATGACCACAAAGACAACCAGCGCATTTCCTGTCAGCCCCAGCAAGAAGATGAGGGAGTAGAAGAGGATAAACAGAGACATGAGCCAAGTCAGTCTCATCACCTGATCGATGTCAGAGTTGCTGGTGATTACCAGCGGGGTGGTCGACAGAAACGGGGTAATGTTCTCCATCCCCATCACGTTGGGGTGTGTACCCGACCCGGAGCCGGACATGGTGACGAGGCTAGTCGTGAAGATCTACACAGTAAACTTGAAATGAAATGGCTGGAGGTTCAGCATGGAGGGAAAACAGTTTGTCAAAGGCTACATTCAGCTACTGAAGTGAAAGGAGATCCAGACACAGTCTGCACAGTATTTGCTCGGCGGAGACAAATGTACCCTCAGATTGGAAAGGGTGTAAGGACAAAATGAACTGAAAGTTTTGACATATCAGTCGTGCTAGAGGCAAAGTTAGGTCTCtcaaatgaaattcaaatatctCCTTGTTTGTTAAACGCATTCATGTGTGGCAGCCGTTGGTATTTCTTTCATGTTATCAGTTTCCCTGTTTTCCACCAGCTGGATATCTCCCTCATTCTGCTAGTATTTACTGCTCTCTGGAGAAGACCATCCCGGGTCTGGTTCCTGAAACATACAAATAACTATGCGGGTTATCTCTTGTATCACATAGAGTGAACTGAGCTATTTCTGTGAGAAATAAAAGCATGAGTGCAAGCGTTTCTGACTGCATacctgactgtgtgtgtgtgtcgttaaaacatttcatattATGAATATTGCAATTAAAAGCCACGTGTATTTTataagatgaaaagaaaagttgcatataatattttattctctttctctccatatCTCTTTCTGTAAGTCTGTTCAAAATTGTATGGgaacatgaatgtgtgtgtatgtgtgtgtgttcacttaTATAAATGTGTCTGCCTATACAGATCGGAACCCAgactctttatttctttctttctctctttctttctctctttctttctctctttctttctctctttctttctctctttctttctctctttctttctctctttctttctctctttctttctctctttctttctctctttctttctctctttctttctctcacacacacgcacaagcaaGCACGTACAAGAATGCTCATTACTGTCTGCCTTGTTTGGCAGCCTAACAAACTGTTAACACCAAAACTCCAGCGATTTGGTTAAAGATGAGAAATCATCAAGCTCACATCCCACACAAAGCCGTTCACGCCAGTTGCCTTCACAACCACGCCTCACCGACTCTCTCGATCGGGCGCCAAGAAGGGAGATAGGCCCAGCCATGAAAAAGGTGCGCCATTTTCACAGATGAACAAAGATCAAAAAGCAACTCCCTCTCGAGTTTGGGGGGGTCCAGCATCGGTGCATTTGGTTAACACACGCAAGCATGGGCGGACGCCATTTCGTCATGTACGCACACCATTTGTTTTGTTGGAGAAATATTAATCGAGCGCGGATATGATTTCCGCTACACTGCAAAATTCATTCATAATAATGAACAGAGCCTCCGGTGCATgagacgcatgcgcagtgatgTTTTGCATGACACTGCTGTCGAGGCTACGGATCTACAGATAGCGACTGGATGGCTGGCTGCTAGCGTCCAACAAGGGTTTTCGCTTCCGCTTATACAATAACTGTCAAGAATCAATCAAATTATACTTTTTTACCTTTACAGTTTGATAAACTTTGGTCTGATTCGCCTACTGTAAATAGCCTTATATGCTAACTCGTGTCATCCCTGTCATCGGTTAGAAATTGTCAACAAAAGCGAGAGAAGTCCGCGATCCATTTAAGCAGCTCCCGTGGgatggattttgttgttgttggcttttTCATTCTCTAATCACATTCTCGCCTCCACACCGATAACTTTCTACTTATAGTTtaatataacaataaattttatattattcgTGACACTGTTTAAGTTTAGCTTAATTAGTGCAAGTGCATTCAGGACAGGAATAGATGATATGAAGTAAGGACTTGTAAGCATCCAATGGACTTATCCGCAAAACGCATGCATGCATCAAATGACAAGATATGCAAACACAGTAGAGAACATGGCTTATATCTCAAGCTGCCACCAAAGAGATTTGCTATCTCACTTTGCTCTCCAAGTCCATTTCTGACCGCAGTTTGCCCACGCAAATCATGCCCTGCACGAATgcagtattttaaagaaatgctaagCAAGATCCGCGAGGAAAAGGTTGGCGCAGATAAGGGAACCCGAGATTTTAATGGAATTATTAGGGCCTCAGCAAGTGTCCACGTAGCTAATGCATGTTTGCCAGACCTACCCATGGAGCAAGG
This sequence is a window from Pomacea canaliculata isolate SZHN2017 linkage group LG5, ASM307304v1, whole genome shotgun sequence. Protein-coding genes within it:
- the LOC112564325 gene encoding prolactin-releasing peptide receptor-like, giving the protein MSGSGSGTHPNVMGMENITPFLSTTPLVITSNSDIDQVMRLTWLMSLFILFYSLIFLLGLTGNALVVFVVMRNKAMQTITNIFITNLAVSDICMCLLAVPFTPMSYFFNSWIFGKALCHIVPMTLCISVYVSTLTSTAIAVDRYFVIVYPFKPRMKVYMCVLMIVAIWIISISVSLPLGIYHEIEQNSNTSSYSCSEKWPKTQARQFFTVTSLVLQYIVPCTIITFCYSMVSLALRRRQVGAGARSREREELEIRRKKRTNKMLIAMVIIFMCCWMPLNMVLLLRDYDDTVGNWYFFTLVFFIAHVIAMSSTIYNPFLYAWMNENFKKEFKTVLPCLLMGRGQSSNNGNYTQYTNVETQPSVMLNRSPLKNGNDNNCTAPANNAKETKAYYDTDTEKVHLNIAEDQVPEDT